The following is a genomic window from Alkaliphilus sp. B6464.
TCCTAACTTCTTCTTAAAAAACTCATCAAGAAATAGACTTGATGTAAATCAAGTTTAAAAGTTTTTTAAGAAACAACTATTCAGTTGATTAGTTAAGAACAACCTCGGACATCAAATTCTCTCCCTTTATTTTTTGCTTATTTCTAACTTGGATTATAACATATAGAAATAAATATTGCAAATATTAGTTCATTATCATATTATTACCATATTTAATTATTCTGCATTTAGTATTTTAAAATTTATATCAATAATATTTGAGCCCAATTCTATATTGTCCTTACACATTATCTATCACTTCTAATTAAATCTAATCTTTTATTTATTCTTTTTCGTAAAATGTTAAATAAGAGACTTTTAATTTTGTTATTAGTATTGTTATATTGGATAAAAAAGTCATCAGGGCTATTGAATAAGCCTAAATCCTCCATAATAGAAAAGCTTTGAATATATGTGCTTTCTCCTTTCCAACAAAGACTTATCTTTTTTTTATCCTTTACAGAAATACCATATCCTATATATCCATCATTAACATTACAAAGTTTATTTCTTACTTGATCAAGATATTTATCGTCAATAATAACGCCTTCCAAAGCTATCCACTGATTATTAAAATATACTTCAGTCCAAGCATGAACAATCTTTTTAGGAGCAAATAAATAAGTAATTCCTGTTAATGCACCTTTCTGCATCCTTTTATCAATAAAGAAACCATGAATTCTACATGGGATACCTAAAGCCCTCAGCAATGCCATTAATAAAGTACTCTTTGTATTACATTGCCCATATCCATCTCTTAATACTTCAGAGGCAGATATATCATCTCCACTATTATAGCCAAATTTAATTTCATTTCTTACAAAATCATATGCTAGCGCAATCTTTTCTTCCTGGTTTAAATAATTCCATTTTCTTTTTTTTATTAAATGCTCAATATCTGGAGTATTAAAGTCTAATAGTTTTGTTGGTTTTAAATATGTTTCCATTTAATCACCCTTTTTATTTAATTATAAAGGGTTTCTCATTATCATACTTGCAAATATCTGCTGTTTTTTATAATTGCGCTAGGAGTCATTCCCAGTTTATCACGAGCACTATTCGTAAAATGAGAAGAACTGCTAAATCCAGCTTCAATAGCTGCATCAGTAATACTTAACCCTTTAAATATCAAATGAAAGGCTTTTCTTAATTTTTCATGAAGTATATAGCTAGATAAAGATATACCAATTTCTTTCTTAAATAAATGGGATAATCTACTCTCTGATAAAAAAATCCCATTGCTTAGGTCTTTAACAGATAACTTATCTAAAGGGTAGGTTTCTATATAGCTTAAAATCTCTTGTATACGAGTATCTATCTTGCAATCTGAATTATAAATTGGTATGTTTAAAACTTCTTTTAGTCCTTTTATAAATTTACTATATTCTTCCGAACTAATAATTCTTGGTACTGACTGAATATCTAGTAAAATAATTTTATCTATATCTTCTTCTTCTAAAACATAGATTTCTTTTTCTTGTAAAAATTTTAATCTTAATGTTTCTCCAAAAACAGATTCTGGATTAATTAATAAATATAATTGCCACTCATTATAACCATATAACTTATGACTAGTATTGGAATTCAGAATAACTCCTTTTGTATAAAACTCATTTTTCTCTGTATAAATTTTAAAATTTTTATCTGATGACTTACAATTCCTAGATATACCCGCAGGGCACTTACACAACTTTGAGTTGGGGGCAAAAGCTTTATCTGAACTGAGCCTTAGTTTATCTAACCCAATTGTAATCTGAATATAGTTGTGACTATGATAATCAGTATCCACTTTATTTGTAAGAAATGTAATATGATCTTCGGCATCAAATAAAACTAATTTTTCATTAGAATTATGAATCAATATGAATTATCCCCTTTCAAAATACTATCTCTTATATTTTCTATATAATAAATCAGTGTTATAGGCAATCTAAAAAAGGTGAATTTATAATAATAACTTTATAAAACTTATTATTATTACAATTGTCATAAACACAATTCCTATAATAGCTGTTTTTTTATAGTATTCTATAAGCTCTTCACTTGGTTCAGGTTCTTCTTCATACATCCATCTTCTACCCCACAAAAAACTTTCTTCAGGTTCTATATATTGCCATATTAATAGTCCATATATAGGTATTGAAAATACTATTAATATGAAAAAACTAGCTATATCCAATGCTATCCCCCCTACAACAATTCTATATCCTCTATAACTCTATACCCCTAATAATCCATTATTATAGAAACTATTTCATACCTTTTTTATAATAATCCGTTCCCATATTCCATAGCTTAGTTGTAAATGTGTCCTCTTCGTTTTCTTGATCTGTCATAAATGACATTATACTTTCAATATCCCCCGACATTTTATCTGCTTGGTGTAGAATTTGAGCCTCTACTGTTTTAGGCAGTACTGGTGAACCAAACTCCAAATGCCCATGATGTGATAAAATACCATTTAAAATAATAAGCTTATCATCTTGATCAAAATCTTCTATTTCATTTATAACATTTAGAGTAGTATGAGCACCTAAAAATATATGACCTAGCATAGTGCCTTCTTCTGTAAAACCAACACTTGGAAGTGCTTTATACTCTATAATCTTTGCCCAGTCATGAAGCATTGTCATAACAATTAAGCGTTCTATTTGTCTTTCAGACAGTTTTTTAGTAGTAGCCACTGTATAACCAAACTTTAATACTTCTAGAGTATGTTGCAGTAGCCCATGATAGAAATTATGATGAACTTGCCTCGCGGCAGGATGGGTGGAAAACTTTTTAAAATAGTCGCTAGAGAAAATCATTCTATCAATTAACTTCTTCATATGAGAACTCTTTACTTTTTCATAGAAAAAGTCCAGTCCATTTTTCATACTATCTATTCCCCAATTACTAGTTGGAATAAGGTCCCCTATATTTACATTATCCATATTAGCCTTTTCAATCTGTTTAATAGTAATTTGAATTTGACCTTGATACTCTCCTACAACAGCTTTTATATTGATAGCATCTTCTGGGGATAGTGAATTTATAAACTCTTCATTTTCTTCATAATCCCAATATTTTGCTTCCATAGCTTTAGAAGAATCCTGTATTATAAGGTCAGCATACCGCTTTCCATTTTTTGATGCCTTAACCTTTATATCACTCATTAGAACTGTAGTTTCAAAGGTTTGACTTATATAACTTTTATTAATATCCTTTAATTGTTTTATACTCATGTTTACCTCCTATAATAAATTACGTCTTATCTTTTCTAAAATCGCTGCCAATATTAACACCGTAGCAGCTCTAATAAAATTCTTTAATATACTACCATATCTTTCTGACCTTCTATATTTATTCTATATAATATGCCTAAATCCTGCCATGGTACTTTGATATTTGGAAGTTTAAGTAAATGATGTTAATAGTAATAATTTATTTGATTAATAAATATTAATTAGGGTAGATATGTTTATGGACATATAAGAAAAACATATGTAAATTTATTTTAGGAGGAGATTATATGAACGCAATGACATCATCAAACTTAAAATCTGCTTTCGGGGGAGAAAGCATGGCGCATATGCGCTATTTAGCATGGGGAGAATTCGCTAAAAAAGAAAGATTTCCAAATGTAGGAAACTTATTTATAGCTACTGCTTATGCTGAGCAAGTACATGCCCATAACCACTTTAGAGAACTTAAAGATCAAGTAGGAGATGCAGATGTTACTGCTGGTGCAGGTTTTGGATTAACAACTACATCTGAAAACCTTCAAGGTGCTATTAATGGTGAAAAACATGAAGTAGAACAAATGTATCCAGCTTTTATGGCTGTTGCAGAACTACAAGGTGAAAAAGGAAGCTTACGTTCATTTAAATATGCTATTGAAGCTGAAAAAACTCATATTACATTATTCTCAGCTGCTAAAGCTGCTGTAGATAGTGGAGTAGATTATGATCAAGATACAGTTCATGTATGTAATGTTTGTGGTCACACATTAGCAGGTGACTTAACTGATTCATGTCCTGTATGTAAAGTAGGAGTTAATATGTTTAAAACATTCGCAACTGAAGCTGTCTGTGCAGAAGCTTAATATAAATTACTAACATATTAATACATAAAAAAGCATCTTCGATGCTTTCGCTAGGAAACCCTAGGTTTCCTTCGACGACAGCAAAGCTGTCTGAGCACCTTCCTTAATACGGGCAGGGGATTTCATCCCCTACAACCCCTACTTTTTATAGTATAAGAGAGTATACTCTCTTATACTATAAAAAACCTTCCTATTTAATTTAATGTTTATAGGAAGGTTTTTTCTTATTTAATTAACTTTGCCGCATCCTTGTCAATAATTAAAGTAACGTCTGGATGAGCCTGTAAAATAGAAGCTGGTACTTTAGTATTAATGTATCCATTAGTCATATCTCTAATGGCTTCAGCTTTGCCTTCTCCACTGGCTAATAGTATTATCTTTTTAGCTTTCATTATTGAACCAATCCCCATAGAAATAGCTTTTTTAGGTACATCTTCTTCATTATCAAAAAATCTACTATTATCTTTAATAGTTTTTTGTGTTAAATCAACTATATCAGTATCCACACTTAACTTATATGCAGGCTCATTAAAGCCTATATGTGCATTTCCACCTATACCTAGCAGCTGCATATCAATACCGCCTGCTTCTTTAATCTTTTCCTCATAATTTTTACATTCTTCTTCAACACTTTCAGTCATTCCATTAGGCAGATGGATATTTTCCTTCTTTACATTGATATGATTAAATAGTGTATTCATCATAAATGAATAGTAGCTATTTTCATTTTCTATTGGAAGTTTATAATATTCATCTAAATTAAATGTAGTCACATTAGAAAAATCTATTTCTCCTCTTTTGTACATAGCTATTAATTCTTCATACATTCCTATTGGAGTACTACCTGTGGCTAAACCTAGAACACTGTCTGGTTTCAAAACAACTTGACTAGCCATAATTAAGGCCGCTCTCTTACTGACTTGTTCATAGTTTTCTTCTATATAAATCTTCATTGAAATACGCCCTTCTTTCCTATTAAACTTTATTCTTCTTGCAAATTTTATTTAAAATCACTTTAATTATAACATGAAATTAAAAGTGGACAAAAACATTTTAAATATTACCTATTATATTTTTCTTCTCCTTGTACATAAGCTTTTTGTATTTCTATATTTTCATCAAATATAATAATATCAGCATCTTTTCCTATATCTAAGCTCCCTTTAACATTATCTACACTTAATAGTTTAGCTGGATTTAGGGTTGATAACTGTATAACTTCATTTAAAGGTAATCCAGTAGCCTCTTTAAAGTTTTTAATAGCCTTATTTATTGTTAAAATACTCCCTGCTAAACTACCATTTTCAAGCCTTGCACTGCCGCCATTAACAGTAACTTTTTGTCCACCCAAATCATACTCTCCATCCTTCATACAACCTGCTCTCATAGCATCTGTAATTAAAATCAATTTATCCTTACCCTTTATATTCATTAGAAGCTTAAACAATTCGGGATGAATATGAATCTTATCAGCAATCAATTCACAAGTAATATTGCTATTGAATATTGCTCCAACAACTCCTGGATTTCTGTGATGCAATGGAGTCATTGCATTAAAGGTATGGGTAGCATGGCGTATTCCTCTCTTTATGGCTTCCATTGCTTCTTCATAACTAGCATTAGTATGCCCAATGGATAAAACAATTTCTTTCATCTCTAATACTCTATCTATGAACTCTATTCCACCCTCAACCTCAGGAGCCATTGTAATAATTTTTATAACATCTAAATAGTCTTGTAAATACTTGATATGGGGTGACAATACATAGGTTTCATTTTGTGCTCCTTTAAACTCTGCATTAATAAATGGTCCTTCCATATGAGCACCTAAAATCTGTGCTCCTTCCATATCTATATTCATTCCTTGTCTAATTACATCCAAAGCATTATAAATATCTTCTATATCCATAGTCATCGTTGTAGGTAAAAAGGAGGTTGTTCCATTCTTAATAATAGTTTTACTTATTATATTAAGGGCATCTATATTTCCATCCATAGTATCGCATCCACCAGAGCCATGTATATGAATATCAATAAACCCCGGCGAGATGTAATTTCCCTTTGCATCAATCAATTCTAAGTCAGTGCGATTAACGAGTTGACTTTCATCTATTATTTCTACTATTTTATTATTAAATAATAAAACCTTTCCTTCATCAATACTATCACCTAATATTAGCTTTCCATTGTGCAATGCTTTCATATAAATCACCTACTTATTTTATATTACAATAATTTATCCACATACTTTTCTTCTATAGCTTAAGATCATCCACAATTTCACGGGTGTGTTGTAGATATCTTGTAATTTCCCCAAAATTATCCTTAGCAACACCTATAAATAATATATCTACTACTGTTAGCTGGGCAATTCTAGAAGCAATTGCACCAGTTCGTAAATGTTTTTCTACACTGGCAGTATATATATTAATATCTGCCAAGTCACTAATAGGATGTTTACCGTACTTAGTAATAGAAATAGTTATTGCACCTTGTTTTTTTGCTGCTTCTAATGCCTTATATACTTCTAATGTTCTTCCACTATGAGAAATACCAATAGCAACATCACCTTTCTTTATATGAATAGCTGATGCTAATTGAGTATGACTGTCTAAAAACATATTTGCCTGTTTATTAATTCTCATAAGTTTGTATTGTAAATCTAAACCTACTAGTCCGGATGCACCCACTCCATATATATTTATTTTTTTAGCCATATTTATAGCTGTAATAGATTTAGAAATTGCTTCCTCATCTATTACACTTACAGTTTCCTCTATTGCCTTTATATTACCTAGTGCAATTTTTTGTATTATTTCTCTAGTATTATCATGGATCCTTACTGCCTCGTATACACTGTCATCTCCAGTATTTCCATTTATAGCTACAGACTTTGCTATATCTATTTTGAGCTCTTGAAAACCATCAAACCCTAGTTTTCGGGCAAACCTAGTAATACTAGCAGCACTAGTCTTGGATACCTCAGCTAATTCTCCAGTAGATAATTTTGAAACATTTTCACTATTGTTGAATATATAATTAGCAATTTTTTTCTCCGATGGTGTTAATTCATTAAATACTTCCCTCATTTTTAATATGGAACTCAATCTATCAACTCCGTTCTACTGTTACTCTATGATTGTGAATTCAAAGCTATCCCCTGGCTTAATTAAATCAATGAGTAGTCCTGCATTCTTACAATCACCTACAACATTTATTCTTTCATCTCTTTTCATATCTTTCTTCAGAATTTGCAATTCTCCTTCATATCTTAAATAACCTTTATTATCTATAGTAACACAGTATTTCTCTCTCTCTATTGTATTTCTTGGATCAATTACAGACTTTTTCTTAATTCTAGCTTCTTGAGAGCGGATAACAAATTCGCCAGGGTCCATTCTATTAGTATGAATACCTTTTAATATTTCTTCTTCTGATGATGATAATTTTCCAAATAGTCTTATTGGTAGAGTTATTATATCGCTTTTAATTTTGGATAATCTCTCTAGCTCTTCTTTAGATGCAAATGGATCACCTATTAAAACCTCATCTACATATCCTTTCAATAAATGCTGAGTCGATATGATAGGATCAATATCTCTATGGGATTCTATAGTCGGTAGCCCTTCATATATAGGGCCTCTTTTTCCTACTTGAGATGGAATAAAGGCCATTACATTCATGCCATGAGATTTAAACACTCTATTGCGCTCAAGCATTAGTTCATAAGAAATACCAGTATCTCTTCTAGGATAATAATTGTGACAAACCTCCATATTTTTAAGATTAGCCTTAAGCTCTATTAATTGATTTAAATACTCTTCTGAAACAGTACTAGCATTAAGCTGTACTTTAAATAGAAGTGTATTTGAAAGATTAGCTACTTCTTCAATAGTAAATCCGAAATCCAATCTTAGAGCATGTATAGAGTATTTTTCTATATCTATTTTATCCATATAACCCTTAGATATATCAATTATTAGCTCCATTCCTAGTTCTTTTGACTTGTCTAGTATCTCATTAAATTCTTCGTATACATTATTATTAGATTCTGGAATATGAAAGGATGTAAATACTTTTTTAATTCCATAGCTACTAGCTAATTCCATATATTTTAAGTTTTCTTCCAATGTAGAGTTCATTCCATTGTAAATTGAAATTCCTATCATAATTAGTAAACCTCCTCAAAATTTGGTTTTATTATATTATAAAATAATACAGAAGAGATTTGATTTCTCGTTCTGTATTATTTTAAATAATTATTTAAATTTATATTTTAAAATTTACTCAACTGGATCTTCAAAACCTAATAAAGAAGTTGCAATAAATCCTGCTACATAAGCTATTACAACACCTAGAAGATAGAATACAATTTTATTTGGAGTTATTAAAGTTGCTAAAGGGAGACCTGATAATCCCATACTAATAGATCCAACTTTAAACATTGCATTAAATGCTCCACCAAATGCGGCTCCTATACAAGCTCCAAGGAATGGTCTTCCTAAAGGTAAGGTAACACCATATATTAAAGGTTCTCTTATTCCTAAAATACCAACAGGTAAAGCACTTTTTACTGTTCTCTTTAATCTCTCATTTTTAGTTTTCACATATACTGCAAAAGCTGCTCCTACTTGGCCTGCCCCTGCCATAGCTAATATAGGAAGAAGTGTGTTTACACCAAGCTTAGTAATTAAATCTGCATGTATTGGTGTTAATCCTTGGTGTAGTCCTGTCATTACAAGTGGCAAGAAAGTACCAGCTAAAAGAGCTCCAACAACAGGTCCACCTGTTTCTATGGCACTTGTAACAACATTACCTATACCATCTGAAATCATTCCTCCTAAAGGTTGGAGTACTATCATTGCAACAAAGCCAGAAATTAGTATAGTTAAAAGAGGTGTAAATATTAATTCTAATGATTCCGGTATAGATTTTCTTAATTTCTTTTCTATAAAAGATGAAAATGCAACTACTAATAAAACTGCAATGATTCCACCTCTACCAGGTACTAGTGCCTTACCAAAAAGTTCAACATCTGCTAAGCCTGGTGCAAGAAGAATACCAGCCATAACTCCACCTAGAGCTGGAGAACCACCAAATTCTTTTGCAGCATTCATACCAACCATTATAGCCATATAAGCAAATACTGCATTACCAAATATACCTAATAGGGCGGTTAATGTTCCTGGTTGTACCCATTCCCACTTTGTAATTAGGTTATTAATACCCATAATCAAACCAGAGCCTATAAAAGCAGGAATAAGAGGAATAAAAATATTAGAAATCTTCTTTAATGGTCCACTTAATGAACTTCCATATTTAGATTTCATTTCACTCTTTACTTTGTCAGCTTCGCCAAACTTGATATTTTCTGATACACCAGCAATTTTTCTTACTTCTTCAGCAACTTTAGTTGCTGTTCCTGGACCTACAATTACTTGTAGTTGCCCATCAGATTTTACTACCCCCATAACACCTTCCACAGCTTTTAGAGCATCCAGATTAACCTTGCTTTCATCCTTTAAGGTCATTCTTAATCTTGTCATACAATTTACTGCAGTTTTAATGTTACTACCTCCACCTACCTCGTTGATAATACTTCTAGAAAGAATATCAATTTTGTTTGGAGCTTTACTACTCATATAAATTCTCCCCTCTTTATATATTTGTTAAAGCCTTTCTAATATATCCATGATTTACATCTAAAAGCTTTCTTGCATCTTCCTTTGAAAGCTTAGATTCAATCATAAGTATTGCCAACTTCACATCATACTCAGTATTTTGTAATACTTCTTCTGCTTCTTCTCTAGATATAGCAGTTGCTTGTGTTACAATTCGAATAGCTCGTTCAACTAATTTTAAGTTTGATGCCTGCATATCTACCATAAGGTTTTGATATACCTTACCTAATTTAATCATGGCACCTGTAGATAGCATATTTAATACCATTTTTTGTGCTGTAGCCGCTTTCATTCGTGTGGAACCCGTTACTACCTCTGGACCAACAATTGGTGCTATCGAAATTTGTGAAGCCTCTGCTAAGTCTGAATTTGGATTACAGCTTACTGCAATTGTAATTGCACCTATATCATTAGCATATTCTAAAGCAGCTACAACGTAGGGAGTTCTTCCACTAGCAGCAATACCCACAACTACATCTTTAATATTAAAATTAATATCTTTTAAATCTTGTACTCCCCTTACTCCATCATCCTCTGCTCCTTCTACTGCCTTTAGTATAGCGCTTTGTCCTCCAGCAATTAATCCTTGCACCATAGAAGGATCTGTTCCATAGGTTGGT
Proteins encoded in this region:
- a CDS encoding transglutaminase-like domain-containing protein, translated to METYLKPTKLLDFNTPDIEHLIKKRKWNYLNQEEKIALAYDFVRNEIKFGYNSGDDISASEVLRDGYGQCNTKSTLLMALLRALGIPCRIHGFFIDKRMQKGALTGITYLFAPKKIVHAWTEVYFNNQWIALEGVIIDDKYLDQVRNKLCNVNDGYIGYGISVKDKKKISLCWKGESTYIQSFSIMEDLGLFNSPDDFFIQYNNTNNKIKSLLFNILRKRINKRLDLIRSDR
- a CDS encoding helix-turn-helix domain-containing protein; the encoded protein is MIHNSNEKLVLFDAEDHITFLTNKVDTDYHSHNYIQITIGLDKLRLSSDKAFAPNSKLCKCPAGISRNCKSSDKNFKIYTEKNEFYTKGVILNSNTSHKLYGYNEWQLYLLINPESVFGETLRLKFLQEKEIYVLEEEDIDKIILLDIQSVPRIISSEEYSKFIKGLKEVLNIPIYNSDCKIDTRIQEILSYIETYPLDKLSVKDLSNGIFLSESRLSHLFKKEIGISLSSYILHEKLRKAFHLIFKGLSITDAAIEAGFSSSSHFTNSARDKLGMTPSAIIKNSRYLQV
- a CDS encoding 3'-5' exoribonuclease YhaM family protein; translated protein: MSIKQLKDINKSYISQTFETTVLMSDIKVKASKNGKRYADLIIQDSSKAMEAKYWDYEENEEFINSLSPEDAINIKAVVGEYQGQIQITIKQIEKANMDNVNIGDLIPTSNWGIDSMKNGLDFFYEKVKSSHMKKLIDRMIFSSDYFKKFSTHPAARQVHHNFYHGLLQHTLEVLKFGYTVATTKKLSERQIERLIVMTMLHDWAKIIEYKALPSVGFTEEGTMLGHIFLGAHTTLNVINEIEDFDQDDKLIILNGILSHHGHLEFGSPVLPKTVEAQILHQADKMSGDIESIMSFMTDQENEEDTFTTKLWNMGTDYYKKGMK
- a CDS encoding rubrerythrin family protein, with protein sequence MNAMTSSNLKSAFGGESMAHMRYLAWGEFAKKERFPNVGNLFIATAYAEQVHAHNHFRELKDQVGDADVTAGAGFGLTTTSENLQGAINGEKHEVEQMYPAFMAVAELQGEKGSLRSFKYAIEAEKTHITLFSAAKAAVDSGVDYDQDTVHVCNVCGHTLAGDLTDSCPVCKVGVNMFKTFATEAVCAEA
- the nagB gene encoding glucosamine-6-phosphate deaminase; this translates as MKIYIEENYEQVSKRAALIMASQVVLKPDSVLGLATGSTPIGMYEELIAMYKRGEIDFSNVTTFNLDEYYKLPIENENSYYSFMMNTLFNHINVKKENIHLPNGMTESVEEECKNYEEKIKEAGGIDMQLLGIGGNAHIGFNEPAYKLSVDTDIVDLTQKTIKDNSRFFDNEEDVPKKAISMGIGSIMKAKKIILLASGEGKAEAIRDMTNGYINTKVPASILQAHPDVTLIIDKDAAKLIK
- the nagA gene encoding N-acetylglucosamine-6-phosphate deacetylase, whose protein sequence is MKALHNGKLILGDSIDEGKVLLFNNKIVEIIDESQLVNRTDLELIDAKGNYISPGFIDIHIHGSGGCDTMDGNIDALNIISKTIIKNGTTSFLPTTMTMDIEDIYNALDVIRQGMNIDMEGAQILGAHMEGPFINAEFKGAQNETYVLSPHIKYLQDYLDVIKIITMAPEVEGGIEFIDRVLEMKEIVLSIGHTNASYEEAMEAIKRGIRHATHTFNAMTPLHHRNPGVVGAIFNSNITCELIADKIHIHPELFKLLMNIKGKDKLILITDAMRAGCMKDGEYDLGGQKVTVNGGSARLENGSLAGSILTINKAIKNFKEATGLPLNEVIQLSTLNPAKLLSVDNVKGSLDIGKDADIIIFDENIEIQKAYVQGEEKYNR
- a CDS encoding MurR/RpiR family transcriptional regulator, translating into MREVFNELTPSEKKIANYIFNNSENVSKLSTGELAEVSKTSAASITRFARKLGFDGFQELKIDIAKSVAINGNTGDDSVYEAVRIHDNTREIIQKIALGNIKAIEETVSVIDEEAISKSITAINMAKKINIYGVGASGLVGLDLQYKLMRINKQANMFLDSHTQLASAIHIKKGDVAIGISHSGRTLEVYKALEAAKKQGAITISITKYGKHPISDLADINIYTASVEKHLRTGAIASRIAQLTVVDILFIGVAKDNFGEITRYLQHTREIVDDLKL
- a CDS encoding DUF871 domain-containing protein, whose protein sequence is MIGISIYNGMNSTLEENLKYMELASSYGIKKVFTSFHIPESNNNVYEEFNEILDKSKELGMELIIDISKGYMDKIDIEKYSIHALRLDFGFTIEEVANLSNTLLFKVQLNASTVSEEYLNQLIELKANLKNMEVCHNYYPRRDTGISYELMLERNRVFKSHGMNVMAFIPSQVGKRGPIYEGLPTIESHRDIDPIISTQHLLKGYVDEVLIGDPFASKEELERLSKIKSDIITLPIRLFGKLSSSEEEILKGIHTNRMDPGEFVIRSQEARIKKKSVIDPRNTIEREKYCVTIDNKGYLRYEGELQILKKDMKRDERINVVGDCKNAGLLIDLIKPGDSFEFTIIE
- a CDS encoding PTS transporter subunit EIIC, encoding MSSKAPNKIDILSRSIINEVGGGSNIKTAVNCMTRLRMTLKDESKVNLDALKAVEGVMGVVKSDGQLQVIVGPGTATKVAEEVRKIAGVSENIKFGEADKVKSEMKSKYGSSLSGPLKKISNIFIPLIPAFIGSGLIMGINNLITKWEWVQPGTLTALLGIFGNAVFAYMAIMVGMNAAKEFGGSPALGGVMAGILLAPGLADVELFGKALVPGRGGIIAVLLVVAFSSFIEKKLRKSIPESLELIFTPLLTILISGFVAMIVLQPLGGMISDGIGNVVTSAIETGGPVVGALLAGTFLPLVMTGLHQGLTPIHADLITKLGVNTLLPILAMAGAGQVGAAFAVYVKTKNERLKRTVKSALPVGILGIREPLIYGVTLPLGRPFLGACIGAAFGGAFNAMFKVGSISMGLSGLPLATLITPNKIVFYLLGVVIAYVAGFIATSLLGFEDPVE
- the murQ gene encoding N-acetylmuramic acid 6-phosphate etherase → MELNLSKLITEGRNPNTMNIDCVSTDEMIKMINEEDKKVALAVENEISNIARAVDAIAEKLKEGGRLIYMGAGTSGRIGILDASECPPTYGTDPSMVQGLIAGGQSAILKAVEGAEDDGVRGVQDLKDINFNIKDVVVGIAASGRTPYVVAALEYANDIGAITIAVSCNPNSDLAEASQISIAPIVGPEVVTGSTRMKAATAQKMVLNMLSTGAMIKLGKVYQNLMVDMQASNLKLVERAIRIVTQATAISREEAEEVLQNTEYDVKLAILMIESKLSKEDARKLLDVNHGYIRKALTNI